The following proteins come from a genomic window of Salvia hispanica cultivar TCC Black 2014 chromosome 4, UniMelb_Shisp_WGS_1.0, whole genome shotgun sequence:
- the LOC125217775 gene encoding laccase-14-like codes for MFSAAKVFMLCFLAPMILLNEVTLVHAIVRSYKFELVNSLHTKLCSNKTMLTINGQSPGPTIYARRGDLVVVDTVNRADQNITIHWHGVKMPRNPWSDGTNYVTQCPIQPGKRFRQRVILSDEEGTLWWHAHSDWSRNSVYGAIVILPPKRESYPFPKPHAHVPILIGEWWKGDMQKVMEDFLGGGGNPAVSDAFLINGQPGDLYPCSTHDTYKLSVEFGKTYLLRVINAVMDYIMFFQITNHTFTVVGTDGAYTKPLQTDYVAISPGQTIDLLLEANQPPDHYYMGARIYLTTATMEGGKYMRIPTTGIIQYVGIYTPSPPLLPTFPEYDDTAASYHFTSMLRSRTVATSVPDRVEKRLFFTLSINLSPCTKSSCVGTTRLMASMNNITTLLPTDMNVLEAYYRGIRGVYETGFPEYPARAFNYTEVSVPKNESASEFRKAVIVVEYGTAVEVVFQATNFAQSVDHPMHLHGHSFYVVGSGIGDFDPIKDPPKYNLVDPPLMQNIAVPRGGWTAIRFKTNNPGVWFMHCHFERHMSWGMKVVFIVKDGERADEKMLPPPADMPSCGGQVSSPTPLVFGAILGKKRDEVE; via the exons atgttTTCAGCTGCCAAGGTTTTCATGCTTTGCTTCTTAGCTCCAATGATTCTGCTCAATGAAGTAACATTGGTCCATGCTATAGTTCGTAGCTACAAGTTTGAG TTGGTAAATTCGTTACACACTAAACTATGCAGCAACAAGACCATGCTTACGATAAATGGACAGTCCCCGGGGCCGACCATATATGCGAGAAGGGGTGATTTGGTCGTAGTCGATACTGTCAATCGTGCCGACCAAAATATAACCATCCACTG GCATGGGGTAAAAATGCCGAGAAATCCATGGTCGGATGGGACAAACTACGTGACACAGTGCCCAATTCAACCCGGCAAAAGGTTTAGGCAACGGGTGATCCTCTCCGACGAGGAGGGCACTCTCTGGTGGCACGCTCACAGCGACTGGTCTCGCAATTCTGTGTATGGCGCTATCGTAATTCTACCGCCGAAGAGGGAATCGTACCCTTTCCCTAAGCCCCATGCTCATGTTCCCATATTAATTG GAGAGTGGTGGAAAGGTGATATGCAAAAAGTGATGGAGGATTTTCTAGGTGGTGGAGGAAATCCTGCAGTTTCCGATGCTTTCCTCATCAATGGCCAACCCGGAGACTTGTATCCATGCTCAACACACG ATACATACAAATTGAGTGTGGAGTTTGGAAAGACATACTTGCTCCGAGTAATTAACGCGGTGATGGACTACATCATGTTCTTCCAAATCACCAACCACACCTTCACCGTCGTCGGCACTGACGGCGCCTACACGAAGCCGTTGCAGACGGATTACGTGGCGATATCCCCGGGCCAAACCATTGATTTGCTTCTAGAAGCCAACCAGCCACCCGACCATTATTACATGGGTGCGCGGATATACTTGACCACCGCGACCATGGAAGGGGGCAAATACATGAGGATCCCGACCACTGGGATCATCCAGTACGTCGGGATCTACACCCCGTCTCCGCCTCTGCTTCCGACTTTTCCCGAGTACGATGACACAGCTGCGTCCTATCATTTCACTAGCATGCTCAGAAGTCGTACTGTTGCTACAAGTGTTCCTGACAGGGTGGAGAAGAGACTGTTCTTCACCCTGTCAATCAATCTGTCCCCATGCACGAAAAGTTCGTGCGTGGGGACGACTAGGCTGATGGCGAGCATGAACAATATTACGACGCTGCTGCCCACGGACATGAACGTGCTGGAGGCGTACTACAGAGGGATCCGGGGGGTTTACGAGACTGGATTCCCGGAGTATCCGGCTCGAGCTTTCAACTACACTGAAGTTAGCGTGCCAAAGAATGAGTCCGCGTCCGAGTTCAGAAAAGCTGTTATTGTTGTGGAGTATGGGACCGCGGTGGAAGTGGTGTTCCAGGCGACCAACTTCGCCCAAAGCGTTGACCATCCCATGCATTTGCACGGACACAGCTTCTACGTTGTTGGGTCCGGGATCGGGGATTTCGACCCGATAAAGGATCCGCCCAAGTATAATCTCGTTGACCCGCCGTTGATGCAAAACATCGCCGTGCCCAGGGGCGGATGGACCGCTATCAGATTTAAGACCAACAATCCAG GAGTTTGGTTCATGCACTGCCATTTCGAGCGGCATATGAGCTGGGGAATGAAGGTGGTGTTCATCGTTAAGGATGGGGAACGAGCCGATGAGAAGATGTTGCCGCCGCCGGCGGATATGCCAAGTTGCGGTGGACAAGTCTCATCTCCTACTCCTCTTGTATTTGGTGCCATACTAGGGAAGAAGAGAGATGAGGTTGaatga
- the LOC125218578 gene encoding uncharacterized protein LOC125218578, which yields MMIAGEALESNITVIGPLVLQAIAHCTSPNQIEGVHPRFHIIASLRMHFQLLYFIPSTFFRYPSHQAKKGYLIMTYWIPDGPFLLSSNASHYVEVGSFVINHKDEWYKKNILL from the exons ATGATGATCGCCGGAGAAGCTCTGGAATCAAACATCACGGTGATCGGACCGCTCGTTCTCCAAGCAATTGCTCATTGCACATCCCCTAATCAAATCGAAGGCGTACATCCGCGATTTCACATCATCGCTTCACTACGTATGCACTTCCAACTTCTCTATTTCATCCCGTCCACATTCTTCAG GTATCCATCTCATCAAGCGAAGAAAGGTTATCTGATAATGACATACTGGATTCCGGATGGACCTTTCTTGCTTTCTTCTAATGCTAGTCATTATGTTGAAGTTGGCTCCTTTGTAATCAATCATAAAGATGag TGGTACAAGAAAAACATACTACTCTag